Proteins from a genomic interval of Desulfovibrio litoralis DSM 11393:
- a CDS encoding ZIP family metal transporter, producing the protein MFDSVIFFALLAGLFTWGITALGAATVFFAKDVSRKLLDLMLGFAAGVMLAASFWSLLAPAIEMSSDLGRFAFFPAMLGFILGALFLRGIDYILPHLHFGKEIEDAEGIPTTWKRNTLLILAITLHNIPEGLAIGVAFGALDAGLPSATLSGAIALALGIGLQNFPEGAAVSLPLRMEGKSRFSAFMSGQLSAIVEPIAAVIGAYAVSMMHPLLPYALAFAAGAMVFVVVEQLIPESQSGDNADAATLSLIAGFSVMMMLDVALG; encoded by the coding sequence ATGTTCGATTCAGTTATATTTTTTGCCTTACTTGCCGGTTTATTCACTTGGGGCATCACTGCTTTGGGTGCGGCAACTGTATTTTTTGCCAAAGATGTATCTCGTAAACTTTTGGATTTAATGCTTGGTTTTGCGGCCGGGGTTATGCTCGCCGCAAGTTTTTGGTCGCTACTTGCTCCCGCTATTGAAATGAGCTCTGATTTAGGGCGTTTTGCTTTTTTTCCCGCCATGCTTGGATTTATTTTAGGGGCTTTGTTTTTAAGAGGAATAGACTATATTTTACCCCACTTACATTTTGGTAAAGAGATAGAAGATGCTGAGGGAATTCCCACAACTTGGAAGCGTAACACTTTATTAATATTAGCTATTACCTTACATAATATCCCCGAAGGTCTCGCAATTGGCGTAGCTTTCGGAGCGTTGGACGCAGGGCTTCCCTCCGCCACTTTAAGCGGAGCGATTGCTTTAGCTTTAGGGATAGGTCTACAAAACTTTCCGGAAGGTGCGGCGGTTTCATTACCTTTAAGAATGGAAGGCAAATCTCGCTTTTCTGCTTTTATGTCCGGGCAACTTTCAGCGATTGTCGAACCTATCGCCGCCGTTATCGGAGCTTATGCTGTTTCTATGATGCACCCTTTATTGCCTTATGCTTTGGCGTTTGCCGCTGGTGCAATGGTTTTTGTGGTGGTTGAACAGCTTATTCCCGAATCACAATCAGGCGATAACGCAGACGCCGCTACTTTAAGCCTTATCGCCGGTTTTAGCGTTATGATGATGCTTGATGTTGCCTTGGGGTAG
- a CDS encoding ankyrin repeat domain-containing protein, translating to MSKRLFFVISVLLLNFLFVVSAFAMSNEEFFKICENGNIKQIKAAIAKGADVNAKDKDGLTTLDYVRANKNSDIIKELMKADAK from the coding sequence ATGTCAAAACGCTTATTTTTCGTAATTTCTGTTTTATTATTAAACTTTTTGTTTGTTGTTTCAGCTTTTGCAATGAGCAACGAAGAGTTTTTTAAGATATGCGAAAATGGCAATATAAAACAAATAAAAGCAGCAATAGCAAAAGGAGCCGATGTGAACGCTAAAGATAAAGATGGCTTGACCACTTTAGATTATGTGAGAGCAAATAAAAACTCTGATATAATAAAAGAGTTAATGAAAGCTGATGCAAAATAA
- a CDS encoding ankyrin repeat domain-containing protein: MSKRLFFVISVLLFNFLFVVSAFAMSNEEFLKICENGNIKQIKAAIAKGADVNAKDEKGTTALMWAKYNPKPLEPIKTLIKAGADVNAKDKRGQTVLMYAVTYTHSHEVITHLLKSGADVNAQDNEGLTALMLLARNEPIWFPWDVDIPKYRAKNYKSIRILIEAGANVNAQDKEGRTALMHAAEENEDPTIITGLIKAGAKVNMRDNYKTTALIRGAEYAANPAVIKALIKGGAEVNYENYPILIVALFNQNNQAIIPELIKAGADIDAKDKNGLTALDGAESLKDYKAMDILKKAKKKQNDKKNNKK; this comes from the coding sequence ATGTCAAAACGCTTATTTTTCGTAATTTCTGTGTTATTATTCAACTTTTTGTTTGTTGTTTCAGCTTTTGCCATGAGCAACGAAGAATTTCTTAAGATATGCGAAAATGGCAATATAAAACAAATAAAAGCAGCAATAGCAAAAGGAGCGGACGTTAACGCTAAAGATGAAAAAGGTACGACGGCGTTAATGTGGGCAAAATATAACCCAAAACCGCTTGAGCCAATAAAAACACTGATCAAAGCAGGTGCGGACGTTAACGCTAAAGACAAAAGAGGACAAACTGTTTTAATGTATGCGGTAACATATACTCATAGCCACGAAGTAATCACGCACTTATTAAAAAGTGGTGCTGATGTTAATGCTCAAGATAACGAGGGCTTAACCGCTTTAATGTTACTTGCACGCAATGAACCAATTTGGTTTCCATGGGATGTTGATATTCCGAAATATAGAGCTAAAAACTATAAGTCAATCCGCATATTAATTGAAGCCGGTGCAAACGTTAATGCTCAAGACAAAGAAGGTAGAACAGCTTTAATGCACGCAGCAGAAGAAAACGAAGACCCGACTATCATAACAGGCTTGATAAAAGCAGGTGCGAAGGTTAATATGAGAGATAACTATAAGACTACGGCTTTAATACGTGGAGCAGAATACGCCGCAAACCCCGCTGTAATAAAAGCATTAATCAAAGGCGGTGCTGAGGTTAATTATGAAAACTATCCAATTTTAATTGTGGCTTTATTTAATCAAAACAATCAGGCGATTATTCCAGAGTTAATAAAAGCCGGAGCAGACATAGACGCTAAAGACAAAAACGGATTAACCGCTTTAGACGGTGCCGAGTCATTAAAAGATTACAAGGCGATGGATATATTAAAAAAAGCCAAGAAAAAACAAAACGATAAAAAAAATAATAAAAAATAG